TGCGTGTAGGCGCATTGTCTTCTGGAAAAGAACGGTCTACAAAAATATCATCAAATAAAACGCCTTCGTTTTCAAAAGCTCTTAAAATAAAATTTTGTGTTGGCCAAAAAGTATCTTCTGGAAAACTATCTGTTCCCAAGCCATCTTGGTTGGTTACCATTGCCAATTCGTAATCCAATTCGGTAGCAATTTTAGCTAAATACTGAAATGCTTTTGGGTAAAATTCTAATTTATCTAAACTGTCTAATTGGTATCCTTCTGGTTCCAAAACAATCGTTCCATCACGATCTATAAAAAGTATTTTTTTCATTGTTATATAGCTAAAAGTGCCTCCATTAATTTTTTATTTTCTTCTACTGTTCCAATAGTCAAACGCAAAGTGTTTTCACATAGAGGTTGAGTAGTTCTGTTACGAATTACAATTCCTTTTTTAATTAATTCATCATAACGTTTATTAGCGTTATCCACTTTTATCAAAATGAAATTCGCTTCGGTTGGATAAATTTTTTCTACAAAAGATACTTTATCTAAAACTGAAAGTAATTCGGTTCTTTGTGCTATGATTGAGGCAATTTCGTTTGAAATTTTAACTTCATCACTCAAACGTTCCAAAGCACGAAGTTGTGTCAATTCGTTTACGTTATATGGTGGTTTGATTTTGTTCAATACCGTAATTACTTCTGTAGATGCATAGCAAACTCCTAAACGAATTCCTGCCAAACCATACGCTTTTGATAAAGTTTGTGTGATAATCAAATTTGGATATTGATCTAGTTTCTGTAACCAGCCTTCTTTATCTGAAAAATCAATATACGCTTCGTCAATTACAACAAAACCATTGAATTTCTCTAATAAAGTTGTTACGCTTTCTGTTGAAAAAGAATTTCCCGTTGGGTTGTTTGGTGAACATAAAAAGATAATTTTGGTATTAGCATCAACTGTATCTAAAATTTTCTCAATTTGTGGCTGAAAATTAGTTGAAAGTAATACTTCTCTATTTTCAACAGCATTGATATTAGCCAAAACACTATACATTCCATAAGTTGGTGGCAATGAAATAATGTTATCAATTTTTGGCTCACAAAAAGCTCTGAATAATAAATCTAAAACCTCATCACTTCCGTTTCCTAAAAGGATTTGTTTTGGATTTACATTTTTCATTTTACCCAAAACTACTTTTACATTACCCTGTTGTGGATCAGGATAACGGTTTACTCCGTTTTGATATGGATTTTCATTGGCATCCAAAAAAATCATATCTGCTGTATCAAAATCCTCAAACTCATCACGAGCTGAAGAATAAGGCTTTAATTTTTTGACGTTTTCACGTACTATGGTGTTTATATCGAAAGTCATTTCTTGAATCTTTAATTTTTTAAATCTTTTAATCGCAAGGTAACGGCATTTTTATGAGCCTGTAATCCTTCGGCTTCAGCCATTAATTCAATAGCTGGACCGATATTTTGAATACCTTTTGGACTTATTTTCTGAAAAGTCATTGATTTTAAAAAGCTATCCAGATTTACACCACTGTAATTCTTAGCATATCCATTCGTTGGTAACGTATGATTAGTTCCAGAAGCATAATCTCCTGCACTTTCTGGAGTATAATTTCCAATAAAGACAGAACCTGCATTTCCAATGTTGTTTACATAAAAGTCTTCATCTTTAGTACAAATGATAAAATGTTCTGGG
The Flavobacterium sp. 5 DNA segment above includes these coding regions:
- the hisC gene encoding histidinol-phosphate transaminase produces the protein MTFDINTIVRENVKKLKPYSSARDEFEDFDTADMIFLDANENPYQNGVNRYPDPQQGNVKVVLGKMKNVNPKQILLGNGSDEVLDLLFRAFCEPKIDNIISLPPTYGMYSVLANINAVENREVLLSTNFQPQIEKILDTVDANTKIIFLCSPNNPTGNSFSTESVTTLLEKFNGFVVIDEAYIDFSDKEGWLQKLDQYPNLIITQTLSKAYGLAGIRLGVCYASTEVITVLNKIKPPYNVNELTQLRALERLSDEVKISNEIASIIAQRTELLSVLDKVSFVEKIYPTEANFILIKVDNANKRYDELIKKGIVIRNRTTQPLCENTLRLTIGTVEENKKLMEALLAI